The DNA region CGCACGCCGTCCACCTTCAGCTGCCGCCGCCCGCGGCCCAGCCCGACCTCCTGAATGCTCAGGCTGCCGCCGGACTCCAGGTCGGCCCGCACGTACGCCTCCTGCTCGCCCGCCTGCACCAGTTGCTCCAGGCGGGTCACGTCGGTCAGGCCGGTCAGGGCCAGATACGCGGCCTCCAGCAGATTCGTCTTGCCCGCGCCGTTCTCCCCGTACACGCCGGTCACCCCGCCCGGGAACGACAGGGTGCCGGGCGCGAGGTTCCGGTAGTTCAGGGTGGAGAGGCTGGACAGCTGCACGCCCCGCATTCTACGGTCGCCCGCCCCGGCCCTACTGTCGGTCAGGGCAGGGTGAAGGCGCCGGGCGGCCCTATCCTCGGGGCATGACCCGCACCGGCCGGCTCCTGATCGTCACCCCACACCCCTCCGGCGCGCTGCCCGCCGACGTGCTGCACGACATGCTGGGAGCAGAGATGTTCGAGTCGGGCACCCGCGAGGCGCTGCTGCGCCGCGTGTTCCTGGACGGCGACCCCTTCACGGACCTGATCTTCCACCGGCCCGGCGCGCGGCACGTGCAGGCCCCCTGGAGCCGCTTCACGGTGGACCTCAACCGCGACCGGGACGACCGGGAGGACAACGGCGTGGTCAAACTCACGACCTTCGACCGGCAGGCCCTGTACCCGGAAGGGTTCACGCTGACCGGCGAGGCCCGCGAGGCCCGGCTGCGCCGCACCTGGGACCCCTTCCACACTCTGCTGGACGCCGAGGCCCGCGAGGCGGCCCTGGTGATCGTGGGGCACGCGATGGCGCCCACCGGCCCTGCCCTGGGCCCGGACCAGGGCGCCCCCCGCCCGGCCCTTTGCCTGATGACCGGTACGGCCGGCGAGCCCACCGTGCCGGAGGCGCTCTGGGCGCCGCTTCAGCAGGCGGCCGTGCTAGCCTTCGCGCCGGTGCTGGCGGGCAGCGCCATTCAGGGCGTGACGGTGGGCGTGCCCTGGACCACCGACACCATCAGCCGCCAGCTGAGCCGCGCCGGCACGCCCGCGTTCGGCCTGGAGGTGAACAGCGGCCTGTACCTGGACGGCGGCCAGCCGCGCGACGGCGTGCTGCGGGATCTGAACGCCGCGTTCATCCGGTTCGCGGACGCGGCGCTGGCATTGATCGGGTAATCCAGTTCAGGCGTCGCGGGTGGCGAGGGCGCGCATCGCGCCGATCAGCTCGCGCGCCGCGTCCGGGTTTGCCGCACCCTGAAGGGCCTGCTCCAGCAGCCTGAGGCCCAGCGCCGCTTCCTGCGCCGCCACCGCCTGCGCGTGCGCCACGCTGCCGCTGTCCAGCAGCCAGCGGTGCACGTCCGCGATCACCTGCGGGTCCTTGTCCGGCCGGGGCAGGCGCATCTGCGCCAGGAACGCCTCTCGCTGTTCGGCCGGGGCGTGCTCCAGCCAGTGCAGCGTGATCAGGGTGCGCTTGCCTTCCAGCAGGTCCCCGCCGATCTCCTTGCCGTACTTCTGCGGGTCGCCGGTCAGGTTCAGCACGTCGTCGCGGATCTGGAACGCGGCGCCCAGCGCCCGGCCCGCCGGTTCGAACGCCGCGTGCGGCGCCGCTCCGGCCGCGAGCGCCCCCAGGGCCAGCGGCACGACCACGGTGTAGTACGACGTCTTCAGGCGCACCATGTCCAGGTAGTCGTCCGGGGTGAGGTCCCAGCGGCTGTCCTCCACCCAGCACAGGTCGAGGTGCTGGCCCTCGGCCGTGCGGTGAATCATGCCCAGGAAGGCGTCCATGCCGCCGGGCACGCCGGACTTCCACACCGCTTCCCACATGTAGGCGTGCAGGCCGTCCCCGGCATTGATGGCGAGCGGCACGCCGTGCAGGCGGTGCAGGGCGGGGCGGCCGCGGCGGTCCTCGCTGTCGTCCTCGATGTCGTCGTGGATCAGCACCCAGTTCTGGAACATCTCCACCCCGGCCGCCAGCCACAGTGCGCCGTCCCAGGTGGGCGCGTCCGGATTCAGGCCGTGCGCGCGGGCGGAGGCGAGCACGAGTTCGCTGCGGATGCCCTTGCCGCCGCGCTGCGGGTAGTCGCGGAGCATGGCGGCGTACCCGTCCAGTTCGGGGCGGCGGCCGGGGGCGGGAAGCAGGCTCAGCACACGCGCAAGCAGTTCGGGACGCATCCCGGCCAGTCTACCTGCCTGCCCGGGCGCGTTCCCGCGGCGGGACAGGGTGCAGGTTCGCTGAAGGCCCGCCTGTTCCGGCGGCCGGCCGGGGCGGGCACGCTGAGGGCATGAAGATCGAGCCCCGGATGGACCTGACGGAACTGGCGCAGCACATGGGCCGGGCCACGCCGGCCGAGGCCCGCCGGATGCGGGAGCTGCTGCTGGAGTCCCCGCGTGGCCGCACGGAGGACTTCACCGGGGCGGAATGGGCCGCGCTGGTGCTGCGCGCCGCGGCCGGTGGGGGAGAAGGCGCCCAGGCCGCGGCGCCTGAACCTGATCCTTGAATCAATCCTGACCTAAGACCAACTTTATACCCGGTGAAGTTGCGCTCTATGCGTTCTGAAGGGCGCATCATCCGCGCGCCGGCCCCCCTGGGCAGACTGTCGGCATGACCCTCCTCCTTGCCCTCGGCGCCGTGATCCTGCCCCTGCTGGCCCTGCCCGTCCTGTACCCCGCGAACGCGGAACGCAGCGAATGACCCCCACCTTCCACGCCACCCCGACGCCCCGCCTGTGAACGCGGGGCGTCCGCTTTTTGTCGGCTGGGCAGGCCCAGCAATCTCACGCCGGGGCTGCCTACACTGCCGTATGCCCCGAATCATGTTCGCGCTTCTCGCCTGTGGAGCGGTCACGCTGGCCGCCTGCGCCCCCGCCACCACCCTGGGAAAGACCGCCGCGCCGGCCGCCGTGCCGGACGCCACCGGGCTGTGGACCGGCACGCTGTCCAACCCGGTCGCCGGGACGTACAAGGTCACGGCCCGCCTGACCGAACTGCGTGACCCGTCGGCCGGTGACCTGACCGGCACGGTGGAGGTGGAGCGCTGGGCAGCGCAGCCGCTGCCGGTGCAGGGCAACGTGAACACGGGCGTGCTGAACGCCGAGGGCGCAAACTTCTCGCTGACGTGCACCGGGAAGTTCACGAACCGGACGCTGTTCGAGGGGCGCTGCGAAGCGATCACGAGCACGAACGTGGGCCTGGGCGCGGACCTCGTGCTGGTGCGCCAGGGTTCCCTGTCGTTCTGAGGGCCGGGCGCGGCCCCAGGGGAGCGGAGGCGGAAGGGCGCGTCCGCTCCTTTCGCTGTGCCGGGCGGGCCGGCGGATGTGTGAGGCGGTGCCTGGACAAGGGTCGGGTCTGCCGCTTAAGATTTAGACCGAGTTCAAAATTATAGCGCTGCCCGGAGGTCGCATGCAGAGTCAACCGTACCGAATCAAGAAAGCCGCCGTTATCGGCGCCGGCGTCATGGGCGCCGCCATCGCCGCGCAGCTCGCCAACGCCGGCATCCCCGTCCTGCTGCTGGACATCGTCCTGCCGGACAAACCCAGCGCCGAGAAACCCGACCGCAACTTCCTCGCCAAGGCCGGCATCGAACGCGCCCTCAAGGCCCGCCCGGCCGCCTTCATGGACCCCGCCCGCGCCGGGCTCATCGAGGTCGGCAACCTCGAAGACGACCTGAAAAAACTCAAGGACGCCGACTGGATCCTCGAAGCCATCGTCGAGAAACTGGACGCCAAACGGGAGCTCTGGGAGAAAGTCGAGAAGGTCGCCAAGCCCACCGCGATCATCAGCAGCAACTCCAGCGGCATCCCCATGCACCTCCAGATCGAGGGCCGCAGCGAGGACTTCCAGCGCCGCTTCGTGGGCGCGCACTTCTTCAACCCGCCCCGCTACCTGCACCTGCTCGAAGTCATCCCCACCGCCAAGACCGACCCCGCGGTCCTCAGGGCCTTCAGCGAGTTCGGCGAGAAGACGCTCGGCAAGGGCATCGTCATCGCCAACGACGTGCCCGGCTTCGTCGCCAACCGCATCGGCGTGTACGGCATCGTGCGCGCCATGCAGCACATGGAGAAGACCGGCCTGACCCCCGCCGAGGTGGACCAGCTCACCGGCCCCGCCCTGGGCCGCGCCAAGAGTGCCACCTTCCGCACCGCCGACCTGTCCGGCCTGGACATCATCGCCAAGGTCGCCCAGGACCTGGGAGCGGCCACCCCGGACGACGAGGACTTCACCCTTACGGGCAACTTCCTCGGCATCGTGCAGAAAGGCATCTACGGCGACAAGACCGGCAGCGGCTTCTACAAGAAGACCAAGGAAGGCGGCAAGACCAAGATCCTGAACCTCAACCTCCAGACCGGCGAGTACGAGGACCAGGGCAAGGTCAAGGTCGGCCTGGTGGAAGCGAACAAGGGCAAGCCCCTCGCCGACCGCGTCAGGGCCATGTACGCCGCCGAAGGCAGGGAAGCCGACTTCCTGCGCGGCGCCATGAACGACGGCTTCTGGTACGCCGCCAAGATGGCCGGCAACGTCAGCAACCGCCTCCAGGACATCGACAACGCCCTGAAATGGGGCTTCGGCTGGGAACAGGGCCCCTTCGAGACCATGGACACCCTGGGTGTGCAGCAGGTCATCCAGAACCTCGAAGCCGAAGGCCGCACCCTGCCGCCCCTGCTGGCGAAGATGAAGGAGTCCGGCCGGGACCGCTTCTACGACGGCGACCAGACCGTCACACCCGAAGGCGAGGCCACCCCGTACGAGGCGCCGTACTTCATCCTCACCGACCTGAAGAAGGACGTCACCAAGGTCGTCAAGAAAAAGCCCGGCGCGAGCCTCGTGGACCTCGGCGACGGCGTACTGCTCGTCGAATGGCACGCCAAGATGAACGCCCTCGGCGAGGACCAGCTGCGCATGGTCCAGGAAGGCCACAAGGCCGTGGGGCAGATGGGCTACGCCGGCCTCGTGATCGGCAACCAGGGCGAACACTTCAGCGCCGGCGCGAACCTCCCCCTGATCCTCTCGCAGGCCCAGGCAGACGAGTGGGACGAACTGGACGACATGGTCAAGCAGTTCCAGCAGACCACCACCAGCCTGCGCTTCAGCCCCCACCCCACCGTCATCGCGCCCTTCGGCATGACCCTGGGCGGCGGCGCGGAATTCACCCTGCACGCCGACCACGTCGTCGCCTCAGCGGAACTGTACATGGGCCTCGTGGAAGTCGGCGTGGGCCTGATCCCCGGCGGCGGCGGCACCAAGGAAATGCTGCTGCGCTTCACCGACCAGCTCCACCCCGGCCAGCGCGTCGGCAGTTCCCTGCTGCCCGCCGTGCAGCGCGCCTTCGAACTGATCGGCATGGCCAAGGTCAGCACCAGCGCCCTCGAGGCCCGCAACCTCGGGTTCCTGCGCGACCACGACACCGTCGCCATGAACAAAAACCACATCATCCAGGAAGCCAAGCGCATGGTCCTGGCCCTCGCCCCGGACTACGTGCAGCCCACCCCCCGCCAGGACATCCCCGTCATGGGCGACGCCGCCCTCGCCGCCCTGAAAAGCGCCCTGTACGGCATGCACCGCGGCGGGTACATCACCGACTACGACCTCGTCGTCAGCGAACAGCTGGGCAAGGTCCTCTCCGGCGGCACCGGCAACAACCGCACCGCCAAGGTCAGCGAACAGCACCTG from Deinococcus ficus includes:
- a CDS encoding N-formylglutamate amidohydrolase; its protein translation is MTRTGRLLIVTPHPSGALPADVLHDMLGAEMFESGTREALLRRVFLDGDPFTDLIFHRPGARHVQAPWSRFTVDLNRDRDDREDNGVVKLTTFDRQALYPEGFTLTGEAREARLRRTWDPFHTLLDAEAREAALVIVGHAMAPTGPALGPDQGAPRPALCLMTGTAGEPTVPEALWAPLQQAAVLAFAPVLAGSAIQGVTVGVPWTTDTISRQLSRAGTPAFGLEVNSGLYLDGGQPRDGVLRDLNAAFIRFADAALALIG
- a CDS encoding polyprenyl synthetase family protein codes for the protein MRPELLARVLSLLPAPGRRPELDGYAAMLRDYPQRGGKGIRSELVLASARAHGLNPDAPTWDGALWLAAGVEMFQNWVLIHDDIEDDSEDRRGRPALHRLHGVPLAINAGDGLHAYMWEAVWKSGVPGGMDAFLGMIHRTAEGQHLDLCWVEDSRWDLTPDDYLDMVRLKTSYYTVVVPLALGALAAGAAPHAAFEPAGRALGAAFQIRDDVLNLTGDPQKYGKEIGGDLLEGKRTLITLHWLEHAPAEQREAFLAQMRLPRPDKDPQVIADVHRWLLDSGSVAHAQAVAAQEAALGLRLLEQALQGAANPDAARELIGAMRALATRDA
- a CDS encoding 3-hydroxyacyl-CoA dehydrogenase/enoyl-CoA hydratase family protein, whose amino-acid sequence is MQSQPYRIKKAAVIGAGVMGAAIAAQLANAGIPVLLLDIVLPDKPSAEKPDRNFLAKAGIERALKARPAAFMDPARAGLIEVGNLEDDLKKLKDADWILEAIVEKLDAKRELWEKVEKVAKPTAIISSNSSGIPMHLQIEGRSEDFQRRFVGAHFFNPPRYLHLLEVIPTAKTDPAVLRAFSEFGEKTLGKGIVIANDVPGFVANRIGVYGIVRAMQHMEKTGLTPAEVDQLTGPALGRAKSATFRTADLSGLDIIAKVAQDLGAATPDDEDFTLTGNFLGIVQKGIYGDKTGSGFYKKTKEGGKTKILNLNLQTGEYEDQGKVKVGLVEANKGKPLADRVRAMYAAEGREADFLRGAMNDGFWYAAKMAGNVSNRLQDIDNALKWGFGWEQGPFETMDTLGVQQVIQNLEAEGRTLPPLLAKMKESGRDRFYDGDQTVTPEGEATPYEAPYFILTDLKKDVTKVVKKKPGASLVDLGDGVLLVEWHAKMNALGEDQLRMVQEGHKAVGQMGYAGLVIGNQGEHFSAGANLPLILSQAQADEWDELDDMVKQFQQTTTSLRFSPHPTVIAPFGMTLGGGAEFTLHADHVVASAELYMGLVEVGVGLIPGGGGTKEMLLRFTDQLHPGQRVGSSLLPAVQRAFELIGMAKVSTSALEARNLGFLRDHDTVAMNKNHIIQEAKRMVLALAPDYVQPTPRQDIPVMGDAALAALKSALYGMHRGGYITDYDLVVSEQLGKVLSGGTGNNRTAKVSEQHLLDLEREAFLTLLGKKGTQQRIDHMLKTGKPLRN